Proteins encoded within one genomic window of Synechococcus sp. PCC 7335:
- the ispF gene encoding 2-C-methyl-D-erythritol 2,4-cyclodiphosphate synthase, translated as MNIRIGNGFDVHRLHAGRKLILGGIDIPHSQGLLGHSDADALTHAIMDAMLGALSLGDIGVYFPPDDPKWAGADSQVLLAQVNRLVGDRGWHVCNIDSVVIAEKPKLNPHIPNMRTRLATTLSIEPDQIGIKATTYEKLGPIGREEGIAAYAVALLQS; from the coding sequence ATGAATATTCGGATTGGCAATGGATTTGACGTTCACCGTCTACACGCAGGCCGCAAGCTGATTTTAGGCGGAATAGATATCCCTCACTCGCAGGGGCTACTGGGTCATAGCGATGCCGACGCGCTTACTCATGCCATTATGGACGCGATGCTAGGCGCACTGAGCCTAGGAGACATTGGGGTGTACTTTCCACCCGATGATCCTAAGTGGGCAGGTGCAGATAGCCAGGTGCTGCTCGCTCAAGTGAACCGGCTGGTAGGCGATCGCGGTTGGCACGTTTGCAATATTGATAGCGTTGTCATTGCTGAAAAGCCGAAATTAAATCCGCATATTCCCAACATGCGGACTCGACTAGCAACGACCCTCTCTATCGAGCCTGATCAAATTGGCATCAAAGCGACCACCTACGAGAAGCTTGGTCCTATTGGG
- the trmD gene encoding tRNA (guanosine(37)-N1)-methyltransferase TrmD codes for MPLMDSLLDPLDPQQLEPSIVARQRQLPLRFDIVSLFPEFFVSPLESGLIGKALQRQIATVEITNPRDFTTDKHHRVDDIPYGGGVGMVMKPEPIFAAVESLPIMPKRAVILMTPQGRTMEQALFKELASYDQLVLICGHYEGVDERVLNITTQEVSLGDFVLTCGEIPALTLLNGVVRLLPGTVAKTDSLKYESFEANLLDYPQYTRPAQFRQWSVPEVLMSGNHGVIAQWRKQQQLERTQQRRPDLFKRWQDSTER; via the coding sequence GTGCCGCTTATGGACTCTCTATTAGATCCTCTAGATCCTCAACAGCTAGAACCCTCAATAGTAGCAAGACAAAGACAACTCCCTTTACGGTTCGATATCGTCAGCCTCTTTCCAGAGTTCTTTGTCTCTCCGCTTGAATCTGGGCTGATTGGGAAGGCGCTACAGCGACAGATTGCGACTGTTGAGATCACTAATCCAAGGGACTTCACAACCGATAAGCATCATCGGGTAGACGATATTCCATACGGCGGCGGTGTGGGCATGGTGATGAAGCCAGAGCCCATATTTGCTGCTGTTGAATCGCTGCCTATCATGCCCAAGAGGGCTGTGATCTTGATGACGCCGCAGGGTCGAACTATGGAGCAAGCTTTGTTTAAAGAACTTGCTAGCTACGATCAGCTAGTGCTGATTTGTGGACACTATGAGGGCGTTGATGAGCGCGTCTTGAACATCACCACCCAAGAGGTATCTCTAGGCGATTTTGTCCTGACCTGTGGCGAAATTCCGGCCCTGACTTTGCTAAATGGCGTTGTTAGGCTGCTGCCAGGTACGGTAGCAAAAACTGACTCTTTAAAGTATGAAAGTTTTGAAGCCAATTTACTTGACTATCCGCAATACACGAGACCTGCGCAGTTTCGGCAGTGGTCTGTACCCGAAGTGCTGATGTCTGGTAATCATGGTGTGATCGCCCAATGGAGAAAGCAACAGCAGCTAGAGCGAACACAACAACGTCGGCCTGATCTGTTTAAACGTTGGCAGGATAGCACTGAGCGATAG